CTTCAGAGCAGCAGGCGCCCAGTCAgcgcagctctctctctctctctccaccccggACGCTttcgggaagaaaaaaagaaagagaaaagggagttgggagtgctttttttccctccttcttctttccccTCCACGCAATTCCTTTGGATATACCTTCATCTCGTCGAGATGAGGCTTCTTTGCGTTGTCGTCGCCGTGGCGTCTTTGTTGACAGGTAGGTGATGGAGCGGCGGTGGCTTTCTTCAATGCACAGTGCTGTAAGTTGGTGAGCTCGGTTCAGGACCACGGACAGCGGCGCCGGCTGCGCGTTCACTTTCACTACATGTGCAAAATCCTCttcttggttttttttctcccttttttcccctatTGCAGGAAATCTAGCGCTTTCAGTTGGAAAAGAAGGGCAGAGAGAAGATGTggtatgctttaaaaaaaaaaaaatgattatttagttttttttttaaaacagcagcTTTGCAGAAATGAAGGcagctgtgtgtttatttgtgtgtgttgcaggtaaCACGCTGTCTGGTGGAAGTCCTTTCCAAAGCTCTCTCCAAACCGGACTCCCAGCTGCACCAGGAATGCAAAGACATTCTCCAAGCAGGTTCGGAGCACacgcagattttttttttttacaagatggGATAACGAGGGATATTTAAAGCATCAATGCACTCTTTTAACTGTCAAGGTCGATGACATATTTGAGGAGATTCACCACTTGAACAAGTGGGCtattttttgacaaaataagAGCTATTAATACCGCTTACAGCTTTCATGCTGCTtctccactttaaaaaaaaaaaaaagagatctaataaaaaatattcagaAGAACACAATTAATTCAACCTAAATATGAAATAAGTCGATgtttaaatctctttttcttttgttctgtcaTAGGGGTTAAACATGCCCCGCTGGACAAGAAGACCGCGGAGTGGGTGGCAACTCATGGAGAGGGGGCCAAAGGTCAGCCCGAGGTGCCCGGGCCACAGGGAGCAGATGTGAAAGACATCGAGGATCTCCTGAAATCCGTGGAGGACAAAAGAGAAATCCCAGAGGACGAGCGCAGCCAAGAGTCCTGGAGTCTGGGTGACGGGAAGGAAAAGAGACGCGAGGACGCGGACGAGGCGGAGCGCGAGAAGAGGAACAGCTGGAGGCCCGGAAGGTTCCACCAGAAGAAGCACAAacggggagaagaggaggaggaggaggaggaggaggcggcggacAACGAGCGCAGTCAGGAGAGCTGGGGGCTCGAGGACAAGAGATCAGAAGATGAAGGAGGCgagtacagagagaagagggccAGGAGGCCCGGGAGATACCGccagaggaaacacaaacgAGACGAGGAGCCTTCAGGCGGAGAGAAGGAAGAGCCGGAGGAAGAGCGCAGCCAAGAGTCCTGGGATGTGGGCAAAAGGCAAGgggacgaggatgaggaggagagacagaagcgCATATGGAAGCCCACGCATCGCTACCACCACAAGAAGAAGTTCCACAAGCGTGGCGACGAAActccagaggaggaagatgatggcGAACGCAGCCAGGAATCATGGGGTCTCGACAAAAGGGATTGGAGGGCCGGCAGGTTCCACCAGAGGAGACACAAGCGTGACGAAGAGCTCCCAGAAGAAGCCGGGGAAGAGCCCGATGAAGAACGCAGCCAGGAATACTGGGACTTCGATACAGGAAGGGAGAAGAGGGACTGGAGGGCCGGCAGGTTCCACCAGAGGAGACACAAGCGTGATGAAGAGCTCCCAGAAGAAGCCGGGGAAGAGCCCGATGAAGAACGCAGTCAGGAATCTTGGGGTCTCGATAAGAGGAACTGGAGGGCCGGACGGTTCCACCAGAGGAGACACAAGCGTGACGAAGATCTCCCAGAAGAAGCCAGAGAAGAGCCCGATGAAGAACGCAGCCAGGAATACTGGGACTTCGATACAGGAAGGGAGAAGAGGGACTGGAGGGCCGGCAGGTTCCACCAGAGGAGACACAAGCGTGATGAAGAGCTCCCAGAAGAAGCCGGGGAAGAGCCCGATGAAGAACGCAGTCAGGAATCTTGGGGTCTCGATAAGAGGAACTGGAGGGCCGGCAGGTTCCACCAGAGGAGACACAAGCGTGACGAAGATCTCCCAGAAGAAGCCAGAGAAGAGCCCGATGAAGAACGCAGCCAAGAGTATTGGGACTTCAATACAGGAAGGGAGAAGAGGGACTGGAGGGCCGGCAGGTTCCACCAGAGGAGACACAAGCGTGACGAAGAGCTCTCGGAGGAAGCCAGGGACGAGCCCGACGAAGAACGCAGCCAGGAGGACTGGGGCGTCGACAAACGGAGCGGAAAGGAGGCGGCGGGGATAGAAAAGCGCATATGGAAGCCGACCCATCGGTACCACCACAAAAAGAAATTTCACAAGCGCGGCGGAGGCTCATCGGAAGACGACgaagaacagagggaggaggattcAGAGGAGAACGAGGACAAGGACGAAGCAATGAGGTACTTGTATCTTTTTGTTTCATCTCGAATAACTTTGTATTGGGCACCGCCCCCCGGAGCACAAAACAGACATTCAATAACAACAGtagagaaaagaacaaaacctttttgtttctcagGTATCTGGCCGAGAAGCGCAGTCCCTGGAGCTTCAGAGGTTTCTACCATCCTGCCTGGTACAAGAGGGACTCAGACGAGCCCGCTGCAACCCCAAACAAGGTGGGCATTGTGTGTTGGATTGAGGTGTTTTTTCTGGTTGCATATAtgaaacaataagaaaaaaaaaaacacaatttattttgtcCTTTGTGTAATTTTCTTagcatttttaaaacatttaaacccTGCGTTATCTATTCattttcttaataataatacaaataatatttgCGTTCATCCCTACCAGTAAAGTTCTGACGGGCAGATCTGATCTTGGCCATCAGTGTGCAGTTTATTAGACATAATCGGATTCTgccttttgtgttttcagaTGGATGAACTGGCCAAGCTGCTGAGCTTTAAGATGAACCAGCTGGCCCAGCGCTCCACCGAAGAGGAGCCCAAGAGGAGCATGCACCACAGAGCTCTCAGCCAGCAGGAGGTAAAGAAACGGCTTCTAATTGCTgcatgaacaaacaaaaaaggacctTTTAATGACCGACGTGAGGATGCATTTGCTGTCACGTTCACTTTGTGACACCTCTAACTACTAGACCAACGGACTGAGGTGGAAATACAGTTATCCTCCTGTGAGTTACTGGTGGAGATGAACACTATGTCGCAGCCAGTAAAGCAAATGTATGCAAATCTTAAAAATCTAATAATCTACcctgacatatatatatatatatatatatatatatatatatatatatatatatatgcatttgtgtgttttataaatagaaaaaaagactcTTCCCCTATATGCATTTCGCCGACCCAGTAAACCACAAAGTACATCAAGAGCCTGCACCCCACACTGACCACTAGGGGGGTGGGGTGCTCATTATGGAAATCTCTATGGAGATGTCAGGACTTAGCCTTCAGCGCCACAGAGCATATTATGCATATGTGCAAATGCACGTCAAGAGCATGTCCCAAATACATAAAAGGGAAGATGTAACCGGTGTTCTCGTTTCCTCGACTCCGGAACGCTCAGATGATTTTTTATTACCCGGCTCAGATCGATTCTTCCCGGCACCTCTCTTCcgacacgttttttttatgGCTAATGCAGTAATCACACCAATACGTCCATGATTATGGCCTCCCAGAGCAATCAAAGTCACGATAagcccattaaaaaaaaaaggtctcgtGTCACATAACTTTGGATCAGCTCAAGGGATAATAACGGGAACGCCTATTAACCTAAGTGACCAATTTATGCAGATTACGCAAGTAGACAAgtacaaataatgaaaaatacaaatctgCTGTGATGATAGAAAGTTGCTGATGTATtcctactctttttttttcaggagaAAGCGCTGGAGAACCTGGCGGCGATGGACACGGAGCTGCAGAAAATCGCTGCCAAGTTGCATGACGACGGCGCATGAGCCAGGACCCTCCTGTGTGTAGTTTAATATGCGTATCGACTTGTTTATCAGCGTATTTGTGATATTTTGATGTTATCAAATTACTCAGCATGGGAATGATTTTgatgtttataaatatataagaaGAAATACGcgattataatatatacatctAAGACAAATTATTCAAGTCATCTTGCGTGTTCTGAAGAGTTTGTTCAATCtgcaattcaataaaaaaaaaaaagaagtctctGAGTTATTTCTTGATTCAAACAATAAGAGAGTGCATCTTTTAGTACTGCTCTTTAATTCTGTGAAGATTCAGATGTAACTTACAGTCAAAGCCACATAAAGAGCTGGATGATATAACTAAATGGCACTTTATGCAGGGGAAActaattataaaacaaaaaaataataataattcaaataaagtGTGAATGTAGAAGCTGGAGAGCATCAACTgtgggggtaaaaaaaaaaaaaaaaagtttttacacCTGGTCTTGAGGCATAAAACttactctccacacacacacacacacacacgcgcacgcgcacgcacacacacacactgcgctcACAGTGCTCGGCCTGCAGGCGTCACGTCAGCTTTACGCATTCCTCTGCGCTGATCTGACTACacaagagagggggggtggggggggtcctCTGATGAACACAAACCAGACACTCCACTCCGTCTCGCTCACACCAGAGGCGTCAAAACCAGTTCAGACGCTggagaaaaatgtaaaacaacaaaaacaacaaaaacaagcccTACAGGCAGCTGGAAATGCGCCTTCAGCGTCCGTccactttctgtctctttgccgCCGGCTCCTCGGCTCGCTGGGAGTTGGCGGGTTTGGAG
The nucleotide sequence above comes from Cyclopterus lumpus isolate fCycLum1 chromosome 24, fCycLum1.pri, whole genome shotgun sequence. Encoded proteins:
- the chgb gene encoding secretogranin-1, with the translated sequence MRLLCVVVAVASLLTGNLALSVGKEGQREDVVTRCLVEVLSKALSKPDSQLHQECKDILQAGVKHAPLDKKTAEWVATHGEGAKGQPEVPGPQGADVKDIEDLLKSVEDKREIPEDERSQESWSLGDGKEKRREDADEAEREKRNSWRPGRFHQKKHKRGEEEEEEEEEAADNERSQESWGLEDKRSEDEGGEYREKRARRPGRYRQRKHKRDEEPSGGEKEEPEEERSQESWDVGKRQGDEDEEERQKRIWKPTHRYHHKKKFHKRGDETPEEEDDGERSQESWGLDKRDWRAGRFHQRRHKRDEELPEEAGEEPDEERSQEYWDFDTGREKRDWRAGRFHQRRHKRDEELPEEAGEEPDEERSQESWGLDKRNWRAGRFHQRRHKRDEDLPEEAREEPDEERSQEYWDFDTGREKRDWRAGRFHQRRHKRDEELPEEAGEEPDEERSQESWGLDKRNWRAGRFHQRRHKRDEDLPEEAREEPDEERSQEYWDFNTGREKRDWRAGRFHQRRHKRDEELSEEARDEPDEERSQEDWGVDKRSGKEAAGIEKRIWKPTHRYHHKKKFHKRGGGSSEDDEEQREEDSEENEDKDEAMRYLAEKRSPWSFRGFYHPAWYKRDSDEPAATPNKMDELAKLLSFKMNQLAQRSTEEEPKRSMHHRALSQQEEKALENLAAMDTELQKIAAKLHDDGA